The window GGGAGAAGATCACGTCGTTGCAGCATGCGAGACAACAACAGGACAGACTTGAGAAGGGGCCTACTTCGCTAACAGGGTTCGCTGGCGAAACCGCCAACAAGTCAAGATACAGTTATCCCAAACACTCATGAGATCTGGCTGGCGTTTACCACCGACAAAACAACTCAACGGGCAGCTGCTCTCATTGAGGATAGCACGACGGAACTTTCACTTACCCAACGATAGCAGCATCGATTATCGTATACGGCGTTATCAGGGAGTTCGGGCCAGACAGGCTCATACAGACAGCCCTCTGGGATAGGGATCATGTTGTGGTTAATGGATTGGGTTGATATTGGAACTTGCATTTTCTTCTTGTGAGGAGAGACAAAACTGGTGCCGAGACTGATGGAAGGAACAACAGCACTGTCCTTACAGCTAGGTTGTCTGATATACCTTGCTGTTGAAAGATTACATGTACATACGTACCCTCGTCGCGATTGTGACAGTCTTGCCTTATTCACTgcttgtggttgttggtagACTGTAAGACTATTCTTTCTAAATCGATACAGCGGAGGATATTTTTGACTTCTGAAGCTCATTCTCTCTAATCATGAGTAATATGTTCTCAATCTCAACAATGCGACACACGACAGTCTTCCAGTCCCAGTTAGAGAGGTGGTCGTTGGTGTGCCCCGCATTCGTTAGCATTTACTGTAGCACCCCAACCCCTGTCCCCGGCCCCTCTTGGCACCGCTCCGCTGGCGTCAAGTGGATCCGGCCTGCAAATCGCGTCCCCacttttttgtttcttcccaGGTGCTTGCCTGACAAACAGAAATTGCTGGCGGTCCAACTTTCTCTTTGGGAGCGCGTCACGACAACGTCCAATCTTTTGGAGGACGAGACAACAACGACCTCTGACAACATCCTTCGTTCCATTGAGTCGGTCGCTTGCTTCCATCACGTAGTTATATTTCAGTTTCTTCGTTGCCGCCAGCCCGGCCAATCCTACCATCTACCGCCTCTTGGTTATTGCATCTCGAGAGATTCAATCAccaaacagcagcagccatggcGACAGGCGTCGATGCAAAGCTCCTCAAGAGCACAAAATTCCCACCGGAATTCAACCAAAAGGTCGACATGACCAAGGTCAACCTCCAGGTTATGAAAAAGTTTGTTTTTCATTTCGCGCTCTGTCCGTATCTCTTGTCGGAACCTCGGTCTAACAAGTTGAAATCAGATGGATCGCAGGTCGCATAACCGAAATCCTTGCCAACGAAGACGATGTTGTCATTGAACTCGTGTTCAACCTTATCGAATCCAGCCGCCACCCCGATATCAAAGCTCTACAGATTCAGCTCACTGGCTTTCTCGACAAGGACACGCCCGGGTTTTGCAAGGAGATGtgggggctgctgctgagtgCGCAGGATTCTCCCCAGGGCGTGCCGAAGGAGTTGctggaggccaagaagctggagctcTTGCAGGAAAagagggagcaggaggaggcgaggcaGAAGAGAGAGGATAGTGAGAATCAGAGGAGGGATAGCTTTCagagggggtttggtgggaggggtgatagagctgagagagggagaggtgctGGGGGgccgaggggagggggtagaCTGGGAGGTGATTCTTGGAGAGGTCCAGGTGGGAGGGACGACAACAGAGATCGGCCTTTTGggaggggcagagggggtgatgagagACGGTCGAGGTCGCCGCCGAGATACCGTGACcgtgggggaagaggaggaccgAGGGGTGGCTTGAGGGATTCATATGTCCCAGGCGGACGGGGTAGTTCACCGCTCCGTCGTGGcggaagggggatgggagatAGGCGGGATGATAGGCGGAGAAGGTCCAGGTCGCGCTCACGGTCGCCTTCTGTGCGCTCGGCTTCGTCCCCGTCTCGGTCTAGATCTCGATCTCTCTCTCGCAGCCCTAGtgtggatgggaagagaCGGTCCTATTCGCGATCGGCTAGTCCCCCTCGTCGACGCCGTCGTTCTCGCTCACCACTTCCCTACAGGGATACAGTCAAAAGACGCCGCTCCCCTGCCCGGGATGCCGACCGCCGTAGCCGGTCCCGATCAGTAGCATCCGACCGCGGCTCACCTTCACCAAAGCGTCGCCGTTATTCTCCATCTAGCAGCcggagcagaagcagaagcaggagcaggagccgCACCCGCAGCCGCTCTCGCAGTCTAACACGCAGTCCATCCAAGACCCGAAATCGGCGGTACAGTCGATCTTCTTCCTATTCTTCCAGATCCTCTCGCTACTCCCGATCTCTTAgtcgaagccgaagccgaagccctccccccaggCGGTCAAGAGGTGGAAGCAGGAGTGTCTCCCCCGACATCAAGCGACATCGGAGTAGGAGCCGCTCTCGCAGTACGGGCCGTAGCATTAGTCCTGCTAGCTCCTACGGACGACGTCGATCCCGTTCCCGCTCTCCACGTCGTCGATCTCGTGATAGAAAACGTAGCCGCAGTGGTTCGAGgga is drawn from Podospora pseudocomata strain CBS 415.72m chromosome 1 map unlocalized CBS415.72m_1, whole genome shotgun sequence and contains these coding sequences:
- a CDS encoding uncharacterized protein (EggNog:ENOG503NZ5R; COG:A) is translated as MATGVDAKLLKSTKFPPEFNQKVDMTKVNLQVMKKWIAGRITEILANEDDVVIELVFNLIESSRHPDIKALQIQLTGFLDKDTPGFCKEMWGLLLSAQDSPQGVPKELLEAKKLELLQEKREQEEARQKREDSENQRRDSFQRGFGGRGDRAERGRGAGGPRGGGRLGGDSWRGPGGRDDNRDRPFGRGRGGDERRSRSPPRYRDRGGRGGPRGGLRDSYVPGGRGSSPLRRGGRGMGDRRDDRRRRSRSRSRSPSVRSASSPSRSRSRSLSRSPSVDGKRRSYSRSASPPRRRRRSRSPLPYRDTVKRRRSPARDADRRSRSRSVASDRGSPSPKRRRYSPSSSRSRSRSRSRSRTRSRSRSLTRSPSKTRNRRYSRSSSYSSRSSRYSRSLSRSRSRSPPPRRSRGGSRSVSPDIKRHRSRSRSRSTGRSISPASSYGRRRSRSRSPRRRSRDRKRSRSGSRDRRGGRSRASSASSQLSKRDRSADGSGAEDRPPKAHHDDAAVSSQDQESKIDTEQREKELKEKIKQMRTSRSSDVVEANGA